A single region of the Deinococcus carri genome encodes:
- a CDS encoding long-chain fatty acid--CoA ligase, translated as MQGNMMDVPLTLPFILERARTQFAGREIVSLLPGGRDAAGQPVPDRHHTTYGEVADRALRLGAGLQALGLKPGDRVATLAVNSFRHLEAYLGIPSAGFVVHTVNIRLHPEQLAWILNHAEDRVLLVENLFAGLVPAIRAACPRIEHILVLGPTPEPVEGARDYDTWVMAQEPLRHYPAIDENAAAGMCYTSGTTGNPKGVLYTHRSTILHSLASAPKDALNVGERDTVLPIVPMFHVNAWGLPYTCAMYGAKQVFAGPFSDGPTLARLMQDEQVTITAGVPTIWMGLLAELDRAKAAGHPYDLHCLERLVVGGSAAPESLIRAFQDRHGLSLAHAWGMTETHPLGTASIVPVGVAETSDEGYRLRAKQGRAVPLVQLDILSEEGERLPHDGKTMGRLIARGPWIASSYFKGEGTGNFLTLDGEEWFDTGDIATLDERGFMHIQDRAKDLIKSGGEWISSVDLENALMAHPAVAQAAVIAMDDPKWDERPLAVVTLKPGGQVTHEELRDFLAPRFAKWWLPDATVVVESLPIGATGKFLKRELREQYRDYGSRGETGQS; from the coding sequence ATGCAAGGCAACATGATGGACGTTCCGCTCACCCTCCCCTTCATCCTGGAGCGCGCCCGCACGCAGTTTGCCGGGCGCGAGATCGTGAGTCTGCTTCCCGGTGGGCGTGACGCGGCGGGGCAACCGGTGCCCGACAGGCACCACACGACCTATGGCGAGGTGGCCGACCGGGCACTGCGGCTGGGCGCGGGCCTGCAAGCCCTGGGCCTGAAGCCGGGTGACCGGGTAGCGACGCTGGCAGTGAACTCCTTCCGGCACCTGGAGGCGTATCTGGGCATTCCCAGCGCGGGCTTCGTGGTGCATACGGTCAATATCCGGTTGCACCCCGAGCAGCTCGCCTGGATTCTGAACCACGCCGAGGACCGGGTGCTGCTGGTGGAGAACCTCTTCGCGGGGCTGGTTCCGGCCATCCGCGCCGCCTGCCCCCGGATTGAACACATCCTCGTGCTGGGGCCGACGCCGGAGCCGGTCGAGGGCGCGCGGGACTACGACACCTGGGTGATGGCCCAGGAACCCCTGCGTCACTACCCAGCCATCGACGAGAACGCTGCGGCGGGCATGTGCTACACCAGCGGGACCACCGGCAACCCCAAGGGCGTGCTGTACACCCACCGCTCGACCATCCTGCACTCGCTCGCCAGTGCCCCCAAGGACGCGCTGAACGTGGGCGAACGCGACACGGTGCTGCCCATCGTGCCGATGTTCCACGTGAATGCCTGGGGCCTGCCCTACACCTGCGCGATGTACGGCGCGAAGCAGGTTTTCGCCGGTCCCTTCAGCGACGGCCCCACCCTCGCCCGGCTGATGCAGGACGAGCAGGTGACCATCACGGCGGGCGTGCCCACCATCTGGATGGGCCTGCTGGCCGAACTCGACCGGGCGAAGGCAGCGGGGCACCCCTACGACCTGCACTGCCTGGAACGTCTGGTGGTGGGCGGCAGCGCGGCCCCCGAGAGCCTGATTCGCGCCTTCCAGGACCGCCACGGTCTGAGCCTGGCCCATGCCTGGGGCATGACCGAGACGCACCCGCTGGGCACGGCCAGCATCGTGCCGGTGGGCGTGGCCGAGACCAGCGACGAGGGCTACCGGCTGCGGGCCAAGCAGGGTCGGGCGGTGCCGCTGGTCCAGCTCGACATCCTCTCCGAGGAGGGCGAGCGCCTTCCGCACGACGGCAAGACGATGGGCCGCCTGATCGCGCGTGGCCCCTGGATCGCCAGCAGCTACTTCAAGGGCGAGGGCACCGGCAACTTCCTGACGCTGGACGGCGAGGAATGGTTCGACACCGGGGACATCGCCACGCTGGACGAGCGCGGTTTCATGCACATCCAGGACCGCGCCAAGGACCTGATCAAGTCGGGCGGCGAGTGGATCAGCTCCGTGGACCTCGAAAACGCGCTGATGGCCCACCCTGCCGTGGCCCAGGCCGCCGTCATCGCGATGGACGACCCCAAATGGGACGAGCGACCCCTCGCCGTGGTGACGCTCAAACCTGGTGGGCAGGTCACGCACGAGGAACTGCGCGACTTCCTGGCCCCCAGGTTTGCCAAGTGGTGGCTGCCCGACGCGACCGTGGTTGTGGAGAGTCTGCCGATCGGCGCGACCGGCAAGTTCCTGAAACGCGAACTGCGCGAGCAGTACCGCGACTACGGCAGCCGCGGGGAGACGGGCCAGTCTTGA
- a CDS encoding IS1/IS1595 family N-terminal zinc-binding domain-containing protein, protein MNGPDCPACGGVYTVKNGHAHTGKQRYLC, encoded by the coding sequence ATGAACGGTCCTGACTGCCCAGCGTGCGGTGGCGTCTACACCGTCAAAAACGGTCACGCCCACACCGGCAAGCAACGCTACTTGTGC
- a CDS encoding peptidase C39 family protein encodes MRAPLLTALLLTGGAEALTMTYPNSTTVLHERAGDWAGAELKGVQVRAEALTLTEGTGTLTSAPLRVAAFDELVPSWNAVTPGAGSVTVEVRTQSGTGWSRWFSFGTWRSGEGRSGEGRTSLNGQRDAAGQVLTDTLRLNAKATAYQYRVTLRGAGTNVRLLAFNTSDRARRTAGLGQAGNRAAWGRVVDVPRRSQMLYPDGGEVWCSPTSVSMILAHHGVNVTVPQAAQGTFDRAYDGTGNWPFNAAYAGALGLRAFVTRLPSLAEAERYTAAGLPLAVSLGWKKGELPGAPLTYSEGHLMVLVGFDAQGNPVLNDPAAPSDAGVRRTYPRAAFERQWLTHSGGLSYVIAPQGAKLP; translated from the coding sequence ATGCGTGCCCCTCTGCTGACGGCGCTGCTCCTGACGGGCGGCGCGGAGGCCCTGACGATGACCTATCCGAACTCCACGACGGTGCTTCACGAACGCGCGGGCGACTGGGCCGGGGCCGAGCTGAAGGGCGTGCAGGTGCGCGCGGAGGCGCTGACCCTCACCGAGGGCACCGGCACCCTGACGAGTGCGCCCCTCCGGGTCGCGGCCTTTGACGAGCTGGTGCCGTCCTGGAACGCGGTGACGCCCGGCGCGGGCAGCGTCACGGTGGAGGTCCGTACCCAGAGCGGCACCGGCTGGAGCCGCTGGTTCTCCTTCGGCACCTGGCGCAGTGGTGAGGGGCGCAGCGGCGAGGGGCGCACCAGCCTGAACGGCCAGCGCGACGCCGCCGGGCAGGTCCTGACCGACACCCTGCGCCTGAACGCGAAGGCCACGGCCTACCAGTACCGGGTCACGCTGCGCGGCGCGGGCACGAATGTCCGCCTGCTGGCCTTCAACACCTCCGACCGGGCGCGGCGCACGGCGGGGCTGGGGCAGGCGGGCAACCGTGCGGCCTGGGGCCGGGTCGTGGACGTGCCCCGGCGTTCGCAGATGCTCTACCCGGACGGTGGCGAGGTGTGGTGCAGCCCCACCAGCGTCTCGATGATTCTGGCCCACCACGGCGTGAACGTGACGGTGCCGCAGGCGGCCCAGGGCACCTTCGACCGCGCCTACGACGGCACCGGCAACTGGCCCTTCAACGCGGCCTACGCAGGGGCGCTGGGCCTGCGCGCCTTCGTGACCCGGCTGCCCAGCCTGGCCGAAGCCGAGCGGTACACGGCGGCGGGTCTGCCGCTGGCCGTCAGCCTGGGCTGGAAGAAGGGCGAGCTGCCCGGCGCACCCCTCACCTACAGCGAGGGCCATCTGATGGTCCTGGTGGGCTTCGACGCGCAGGGGAATCCGGTCCTGAACGACCCCGCCGCCCCCAGCGACGCGGGCGTGCGCCGCACCTACCCGCGCGCTGCCTTCGAGCGGCAATGGCTCACGCACAGTGGGGGCCTGAGCTACGTGATTGCGCCGCAGGGGGCAAAGTTGCCCTGA
- the ruvX gene encoding Holliday junction resolvase RuvX, translated as MTQPASPLPVVLALDVSKSRIGFAVNQGRLAFGRGSVDRKRLPLDLKAVRLKVEETGARLLLLGLPLRTDGAPSPSADRVRAFGRVLAEKGYKVAYQDERFTTRRARDLGAVDEDEAAAVQILELYLLGRE; from the coding sequence ATGACCCAACCGGCCTCCCCCCTCCCCGTCGTCCTGGCGCTGGACGTGAGCAAATCGCGGATCGGCTTTGCGGTCAACCAGGGCCGGCTGGCCTTCGGGCGGGGCAGTGTGGACAGAAAACGGCTGCCGCTCGACCTCAAGGCCGTGCGCCTCAAAGTCGAGGAAACGGGGGCCAGGCTGCTGCTGCTGGGCCTGCCCCTGCGGACCGACGGTGCCCCCAGTCCCAGCGCCGACCGCGTGCGCGCTTTTGGGCGGGTCCTGGCCGAGAAAGGGTACAAGGTCGCCTATCAGGACGAGCGGTTCACCACCCGCCGTGCCCGCGACCTCGGGGCCGTGGACGAGGACGAGGCGGCGGCGGTGCAGATTCTGGAACTGTACCTGCTGGGGCGGGAGTGA
- a CDS encoding FAD-dependent oxidoreductase translates to MTGGGRQGKPGRVWAHVGQPFQETAYDVVVVGAGRMGTACALFLRQLAPGLRLLLVERGGLPNEEGATILAPGLWTALDVPAGREREAVWVRRALAHDFGDVTFQPRPLLDLGREEREGSVSSGSILARFPGAAGLFDPAALPFVRVDEGAATFRPGAVALACGQGAVGAGADLLLNTHAHLIPGGVRLDRLTVTNTHQIVTHETHEVRAGVVVVALGADGPHAAEHELGLHTTHGRAYRQLPRLNAPSTDQTPTLRAGGLTLRPQHGGFTVVPPIHHRDPHGYQPSGGRVTGVPVGLRRETLEDLIRLMDALPPLATEALEVGHSLADVPGAWLALPGGRADAPPLHQPLTSGVHLLLGGPLADTLGLAVAYDLAGAVAGVEGRPWE, encoded by the coding sequence ATGACAGGTGGGGGCAGGCAGGGCAAACCGGGACGGGTCTGGGCACACGTGGGGCAACCTTTTCAGGAGACAGCCTACGACGTGGTGGTGGTCGGTGCGGGCCGCATGGGCACCGCCTGCGCGCTGTTCCTGCGCCAGCTCGCACCGGGGCTGCGCCTCCTGCTCGTCGAGCGCGGCGGCCTCCCCAACGAGGAGGGCGCGACGATTCTCGCGCCGGGCCTCTGGACGGCGCTGGACGTGCCCGCGGGCCGCGAGCGGGAAGCCGTGTGGGTGCGGCGGGCACTCGCACACGACTTCGGGGACGTGACCTTTCAGCCGCGCCCCCTGCTGGACCTCGGGCGGGAGGAGCGGGAAGGGAGTGTTTCTAGCGGGAGCATCCTCGCCCGCTTTCCGGGGGCCGCCGGGCTGTTCGACCCCGCCGCCCTTCCCTTCGTGCGGGTGGACGAGGGGGCGGCCACCTTCCGCCCCGGCGCGGTCGCCCTCGCCTGCGGGCAGGGGGCCGTGGGCGCGGGAGCCGACCTGCTGCTGAACACCCACGCGCACCTCATTCCCGGTGGGGTGCGGCTGGACCGCCTGACCGTGACCAACACGCATCAGATCGTCACCCACGAGACGCACGAGGTGCGCGCGGGCGTGGTCGTGGTGGCGCTGGGCGCGGACGGGCCGCACGCCGCCGAACACGAACTCGGCCTGCATACCACGCATGGGCGGGCCTACCGCCAACTGCCCCGCCTGAATGCGCCCAGCACCGACCAGACCCCCACCCTCCGCGCGGGCGGCCTGACCCTGCGCCCGCAGCACGGCGGCTTTACCGTGGTCCCCCCCATCCACCACCGCGACCCGCACGGCTACCAGCCCAGCGGGGGCCGCGTGACCGGCGTGCCCGTCGGCCTGCGCCGCGAGACGCTGGAAGACCTGATTCGCCTGATGGACGCCCTACCCCCCCTGGCGACGGAGGCGCTGGAGGTCGGCCACAGCCTCGCGGACGTGCCGGGCGCGTGGCTCGCCCTCCCCGGGGGCCGCGCCGACGCCCCGCCCCTCCACCAGCCCCTCACCAGCGGCGTTCACCTCCTGCTGGGCGGCCCGCTGGCGGACACGCTCGGCCTGGCCGTGGCCTATGACCTGGCGGGGGCAGTGGCGGGGGTGGAGGGGCGGCCGTGGGAGTGA
- a CDS encoding serine hydrolase domain-containing protein: MFRRDPLRAALPQMEAVLGHDLRGAAPLLRLALRQGGVLGAARGGQVVLFGLGGVSREGIFELASVTKPFTAALAEALVRGGPLTWDAPLSRLGGPLRGLPVFLTARALATHTAGLPPHPARAMVTTLTRFQDPYGSMTARDVLASARRWANPRAAGRFVYSNLGMGVLALALAHAAGEEASAAGYGRALRGWVTGPLGLGDVTLTPPAARLVTPAATLLGQGVTGFGPLAGAGGLFGTAADLLAFGAAHLDGRAGEAWQATSRPPGLPRHLTGVAPGWFESRGVYWHDGVARGTRTALGLRPADGVVVTLLVRGGLPLLGLRGAVPAALLGMLGTWDEG; this comes from the coding sequence ATGTTTCGCCGCGACCCGCTGCGCGCCGCTCTCCCCCAAATGGAGGCGGTACTGGGCCATGACCTGCGCGGAGCTGCGCCCCTGCTGCGGCTGGCGCTCCGGCAGGGCGGGGTGCTGGGCGCGGCGCGCGGTGGACAGGTGGTCCTGTTCGGGCTGGGGGGCGTGTCCCGCGAGGGGATTTTTGAACTCGCCAGCGTGACCAAGCCCTTCACGGCGGCGCTGGCGGAGGCGCTGGTGCGCGGGGGGCCGCTGACCTGGGACGCGCCGCTCTCCCGGCTGGGGGGGCCGCTGCGGGGGCTGCCGGTCTTCCTGACCGCGCGGGCACTGGCGACCCACACGGCGGGCCTGCCGCCCCACCCGGCACGGGCGATGGTCACGACCCTGACCCGGTTTCAGGACCCCTACGGGAGCATGACGGCCCGCGACGTGCTGGCGAGTGCGCGGCGCTGGGCCAACCCACGGGCCGCCGGGCGCTTCGTCTATTCCAACCTCGGGATGGGCGTACTGGCGCTGGCCCTCGCACACGCGGCGGGCGAGGAGGCCAGTGCGGCGGGCTACGGGCGGGCGCTGCGCGGCTGGGTCACGGGACCCCTGGGGCTGGGCGACGTGACGCTCACGCCCCCGGCGGCCCGGCTGGTCACGCCAGCCGCCACGCTGCTGGGGCAGGGCGTCACGGGCTTCGGGCCACTGGCGGGCGCGGGCGGGCTGTTCGGCACGGCGGCCGACCTGCTGGCCTTTGGCGCGGCCCACCTGGACGGCCGGGCGGGCGAGGCTTGGCAGGCCACCTCCCGGCCCCCCGGTCTGCCCCGGCACCTGACCGGCGTCGCGCCAGGCTGGTTCGAGTCACGCGGCGTGTACTGGCACGACGGCGTGGCCCGCGGCACCCGCACCGCTCTGGGCCTGCGCCCGGCCGACGGCGTGGTGGTGACCCTGCTGGTGCGCGGCGGGCTGCCCCTGCTGGGGCTGCGGGGGGCTGTTCCAGCGGCCCTGCTGGGGATGCTGGGCACTTGGGATGAGGGGTGA
- the ilvA gene encoding threonine ammonia-lyase, biosynthetic — protein MTRTQDFEPGTLDAQDVLRLALTSKVYGAAVETPLNAAPGLSARTGNAVWLKREDQQPIFSFKLRGAYNKMSQLTAEEAARGVICASAGNHAQGVAYAAQHLGLRAVIVMPVTTPDIKVRACRDRGAEVVLHGDSFSDAEAHAYALQQGRGLTFVHPYDDPLVLAGQGTVALELLRQVEAAGGYTLFVPVGGGGLIAGMAGVLKALRPDVRIVGVEPDDSDAMYQSLQAGERVRLDTVGIFVDGVAVKQVGAYTFDLTRRYVDDWVRVTTDEVCAAIKDVFDDTRAVLEPAGALAVAGLKQYAQARGLKEETLVALTGGANVNFDRLRHVAERAEIGERREAILAVTIPEQPGTFRQFTEALGPRAITEFNYRYAPRDEARVFVGVQLGHPAERAELVDALGTQGYAVTDLTDDELAKVHVRHMVGGRAPEATGERVYSFTFPERPGALLEFLTHLHARWNISLFHYRNHGSAHGRVLAGLQVPEADLADFAAFLAELGYPARDMTENAAYRLFLT, from the coding sequence ATGACGCGAACACAGGATTTCGAGCCGGGAACGCTGGACGCGCAGGACGTGTTGCGCCTGGCCCTGACCAGCAAGGTGTACGGCGCGGCGGTGGAAACGCCACTCAACGCCGCGCCAGGCCTCAGCGCCCGCACCGGGAACGCGGTGTGGCTCAAACGGGAAGACCAGCAGCCCATCTTTTCCTTCAAGCTGCGCGGGGCCTACAACAAGATGAGCCAGCTCACGGCAGAGGAAGCCGCGCGCGGGGTGATCTGCGCCTCGGCGGGCAACCACGCGCAGGGGGTGGCCTACGCCGCGCAGCACCTCGGCCTCCGGGCGGTGATCGTGATGCCCGTGACCACCCCCGACATCAAGGTGCGGGCGTGCCGCGACCGGGGCGCGGAGGTGGTGCTGCACGGCGACTCCTTCAGCGATGCGGAAGCGCACGCCTACGCCCTTCAGCAGGGGCGCGGCCTGACCTTCGTGCATCCCTACGACGATCCGCTGGTGCTGGCCGGGCAGGGTACGGTGGCGCTGGAACTGCTGCGGCAGGTGGAGGCCGCGGGGGGCTACACGCTGTTCGTCCCGGTGGGGGGCGGCGGCCTGATCGCGGGCATGGCGGGCGTCCTCAAGGCCCTGCGGCCCGACGTGCGCATCGTGGGGGTGGAGCCGGACGACTCCGACGCGATGTATCAGAGCCTTCAGGCGGGGGAGCGGGTGCGGCTGGACACGGTGGGCATCTTCGTGGACGGCGTGGCGGTGAAGCAGGTGGGGGCCTACACCTTCGACCTCACCCGCCGCTACGTGGACGACTGGGTGCGCGTGACCACCGACGAGGTGTGCGCCGCCATCAAGGACGTGTTCGACGACACCCGTGCCGTACTGGAACCCGCCGGGGCGCTGGCGGTGGCGGGCCTCAAGCAGTACGCGCAGGCGCGGGGGCTGAAGGAGGAAACGCTGGTGGCCCTCACCGGCGGCGCGAACGTGAACTTCGACCGCCTGCGCCACGTGGCCGAACGCGCCGAGATCGGCGAGCGGCGCGAGGCGATCCTGGCCGTGACCATTCCCGAGCAGCCCGGCACCTTCCGACAGTTCACCGAGGCGCTCGGCCCCCGCGCCATCACCGAGTTCAACTACCGCTACGCGCCGCGCGACGAGGCCCGCGTCTTCGTGGGCGTGCAGCTCGGGCATCCGGCCGAGCGGGCCGAACTGGTGGACGCCCTGGGCACGCAGGGCTACGCCGTCACTGACCTCACCGACGACGAGCTGGCGAAGGTCCACGTGCGCCACATGGTAGGCGGACGTGCCCCCGAGGCCACCGGCGAGCGCGTCTATTCCTTCACCTTTCCCGAGCGGCCCGGCGCGCTGCTGGAGTTCCTGACGCACCTCCACGCCCGCTGGAACATCAGCCTCTTTCACTACCGCAACCACGGCAGCGCGCATGGCCGCGTGCTGGCCGGGCTTCAGGTCCCGGAGGCCGACCTGGCCGACTTCGCCGCCTTCCTGGCCGAGCTGGGCTATCCGGCCCGCGACATGACGGAAAACGCGGCGTACCGGCTGTTTCTGACGTGA
- a CDS encoding enoyl-CoA hydratase-related protein — MTSEPVILGDTRAGVRTLTLNRPDRLNAANDALLLALTEELRAAEADPAVRVVVVTGAGRGFCAGQDLGDVSGRDMTFTEHLNHTYNPLIRTLRGLGKPVVTAVNGVAAGAGASLALSGDIRLWAQSASLIEVFSNIALVPDSGSTWFLPRLVGYHRAFELMALAERVNAEEALRLGLCERVYPDDTFREEVQAYAERLAARPAHALKLTKQALNAAMTGTLDEALDHEARLQQLAGDHWEHEEGVTAFKARRAPEFVREE; from the coding sequence ATGACCAGCGAACCTGTGATCCTGGGAGACACCCGCGCGGGCGTCCGGACCCTGACGCTCAACCGTCCCGACCGGCTGAACGCCGCGAACGACGCGCTGCTGCTGGCCCTGACCGAGGAGCTGAGGGCCGCCGAGGCCGACCCCGCCGTGCGCGTAGTGGTGGTGACGGGGGCAGGCCGGGGCTTTTGCGCGGGGCAGGACCTGGGCGACGTGTCCGGGCGGGACATGACCTTTACCGAGCACCTGAACCACACCTACAACCCCCTGATTCGTACCCTGCGGGGGCTGGGCAAGCCGGTGGTCACCGCCGTCAACGGCGTGGCGGCGGGGGCGGGGGCCAGCCTGGCCCTCTCGGGCGACATCCGGCTGTGGGCACAGTCGGCCAGCCTGATCGAGGTTTTTTCCAACATTGCCCTGGTGCCGGACTCGGGCAGCACCTGGTTTCTGCCCCGGCTGGTCGGCTACCACCGCGCTTTTGAACTGATGGCGCTGGCGGAGCGCGTGAACGCCGAGGAGGCGCTGCGCCTAGGCCTGTGCGAGCGCGTCTACCCCGACGACACCTTCCGCGAGGAGGTGCAGGCCTACGCCGAGCGCCTCGCCGCCCGCCCCGCCCACGCCCTGAAGCTGACCAAGCAGGCGCTGAACGCCGCCATGACGGGCACGCTGGACGAGGCCCTGGACCACGAGGCCCGGCTCCAGCAGCTCGCCGGGGACCACTGGGAACACGAGGAGGGCGTGACCGCCTTCAAGGCCCGCCGGGCACCCGAGTTCGTGCGGGAGGAGTGA
- a CDS encoding esterase family protein → MAVSVRGQQVTFSPPAGAAALVGDMTDWKKKPRLPVQGSQPITLTLPRGAWVEYAWLDEAGQPFADPDNPQKSLNPWWPYPRAVEVGQYARHPLWQRPDAKQKGTAHRLTWEGTVFPGTRRAIVYTPHGHDPSRPTPVYYVQDGVAFYRTGKLGEVMDRAVEAGLATGAVLVFVEPGDRSAEYYLNDRYLDFLREEVFPRVEGEYVTASERGLWGASLGGLISLYLGSAHPELFSRVVSHSGAFIARPGATDEGGVIDTTTAGEWLRERLTAEPPRHLRVSLDTGTLEWLTGPNRRMAGAFADLGLPHQYREYPSGHNWVTWREALPEAFLYMQGG, encoded by the coding sequence ATGGCCGTTTCGGTACGTGGGCAACAGGTCACCTTCTCTCCCCCGGCGGGCGCGGCGGCGCTGGTGGGCGACATGACCGACTGGAAGAAGAAGCCGCGCCTTCCCGTGCAGGGCAGCCAGCCGATCACGCTGACGCTGCCGCGCGGGGCCTGGGTGGAATACGCCTGGCTGGACGAGGCGGGCCAGCCCTTCGCGGACCCCGACAACCCGCAGAAGTCGCTGAATCCCTGGTGGCCCTACCCCCGCGCGGTGGAGGTCGGCCAGTACGCCCGCCATCCCCTGTGGCAGCGGCCCGACGCCAAGCAGAAGGGCACCGCCCACCGCCTGACCTGGGAGGGCACGGTGTTTCCCGGCACCCGCCGCGCCATCGTGTACACGCCGCACGGCCACGACCCCAGCCGCCCCACCCCCGTCTATTACGTGCAGGACGGGGTGGCCTTTTACCGCACCGGCAAGCTGGGCGAGGTGATGGACCGGGCGGTGGAGGCGGGGCTGGCGACGGGCGCAGTGCTGGTCTTCGTGGAGCCGGGCGACCGCAGCGCCGAGTATTACCTGAACGACCGTTATCTGGACTTCCTGCGGGAGGAGGTCTTCCCACGGGTGGAGGGCGAGTACGTAACGGCCAGCGAGCGGGGGCTGTGGGGCGCTTCGCTGGGCGGGCTGATTTCGCTGTACCTGGGCAGCGCGCACCCGGAGCTGTTCTCGCGGGTGGTCAGCCACTCCGGGGCTTTCATCGCCCGGCCGGGGGCGACGGACGAGGGCGGCGTCATCGACACCACCACGGCGGGCGAGTGGCTGCGCGAGCGCCTGACCGCCGAACCGCCCCGGCACCTGCGGGTCAGCCTGGACACCGGCACGCTGGAGTGGCTCACCGGCCCGAACCGGCGGATGGCCGGGGCTTTTGCCGACCTGGGCCTCCCGCACCAGTACCGCGAATACCCCAGCGGCCACAACTGGGTGACGTGGCGCGAGGCGTTGCCGGAAGCGTTCCTGTACATGCAGGGGGGATAG
- a CDS encoding SpoIID/LytB domain-containing protein — protein MRSLMLTLALGAGALPAAQALNIRVLVASGPQLTVRLPTTSPAAPSPLVAAPAAAPAPVSMGAWNVGVRGPALTLNGQDAGSATLYLPPSPGSVVTIAGKDYRGGVLLRAVSGGVQAINVVDVEDYLRGVVPAEMPASWPSAALAAQAVIARTYVAARINPALPYDTCATESCQVYRGITAEKTSTDAAIQATAGQVVAFGSKPASTYFSSDSGGFTASSAEVWGKALPYLPAKADPYSSASPRARWQVEASAAKVAQAAAAYRVRVGTLRDVRVTRASESGRAQEVTLSGTGGVARLSGADAGGFVRALGATSSRVTLSGSVSAQTPLVVEGSGFGHGVGLSQYGALGLARQGQDHLRILGFYYPGTVLSQLAAAPDTGRARLALGQPLPDPSAPQAPLALAGCDAE, from the coding sequence ATGCGCTCCCTCATGCTTACGCTGGCGCTTGGCGCAGGTGCTCTTCCCGCGGCCCAGGCGCTCAATATCCGGGTCCTGGTGGCGAGTGGCCCGCAGCTCACCGTGCGGCTGCCCACCACGTCTCCCGCGGCCCCGTCGCCCCTGGTCGCGGCCCCGGCGGCTGCGCCCGCGCCCGTCAGCATGGGGGCGTGGAACGTGGGGGTGCGCGGGCCAGCCCTCACCCTGAACGGGCAGGACGCGGGCAGCGCCACGCTGTACCTGCCGCCCAGTCCCGGCAGCGTGGTCACGATCGCGGGCAAGGATTACCGGGGCGGTGTGCTGCTGCGGGCTGTGTCCGGCGGGGTGCAGGCGATCAACGTGGTGGACGTGGAGGACTACCTGCGCGGTGTGGTGCCCGCCGAGATGCCCGCGAGCTGGCCCTCAGCGGCGCTGGCCGCCCAGGCCGTGATCGCCCGCACCTATGTCGCCGCGCGTATCAACCCGGCCCTGCCCTACGACACCTGCGCCACCGAGAGCTGCCAGGTGTACCGGGGCATCACGGCCGAGAAGACCAGCACCGACGCGGCCATTCAGGCGACCGCCGGGCAGGTCGTGGCGTTCGGGAGTAAGCCCGCCAGCACCTACTTTTCCAGCGACTCCGGGGGCTTTACCGCCTCCAGCGCGGAGGTGTGGGGCAAGGCGCTGCCCTACCTGCCCGCCAAGGCCGACCCGTATTCCTCGGCCAGCCCGCGCGCCCGCTGGCAGGTGGAGGCCAGCGCCGCGAAGGTGGCGCAGGCGGCGGCGGCCTACCGCGTCCGCGTGGGCACCCTGCGCGACGTGCGGGTGACCCGCGCCAGCGAATCGGGCCGCGCGCAGGAGGTGACGCTGAGCGGCACGGGGGGCGTGGCCCGCCTGAGCGGGGCCGACGCGGGCGGCTTCGTGCGCGCGCTGGGGGCCACCAGCAGCCGCGTGACCCTCAGCGGGTCGGTCAGCGCCCAGACCCCCCTCGTCGTGGAGGGGTCGGGGTTCGGGCACGGCGTGGGTCTCTCGCAGTACGGGGCGCTGGGGCTGGCGCGCCAGGGGCAGGATCACCTGCGCATCCTGGGCTTCTACTACCCCGGCACGGTCCTGAGCCAGCTCGCCGCCGCGCCGGACACGGGCCGGGCCAGGCTGGCGCTGGGGCAGCCGCTGCCGGACCCCAGCGCCCCGCAGGCCCCGCTGGCCCTGGCCGGGTGTGATGCCGAGTAA